A genomic segment from Chanos chanos chromosome 2, fChaCha1.1, whole genome shotgun sequence encodes:
- the uraha gene encoding 5-hydroxyisourate hydrolase isoform X1 yields the protein MTTRLQHIRDHILAENKCMDMTSPLPSPLTTHVLNTGMGVPGAGMALSLHRLDPVTSAWSLITAGTTNDDGRCPGLITRECFTPGVYKIRFESGQYWEGLGETCFYPYIEIVFNITDAAQKFHVPLLLSRFSYSTYRGS from the exons ATGACCACTCGACTGCAGCATATCAGAGACCACATACTTGCGGAAAATAAG TGTATGGACATGACCAGTCCTCTGCCAAGTCCCCTCACCACACACGTGCTAAATACTGGCATGGGTGTACCAGGGGCTGGGATGGCCCTCAGTTTGCATCGCCTAGACCCTGTTACATCAGCCTGGAGCCTCATCACAGCGGG GACGACAAATGATGATGGACGGTGCCCTGGACTCATCACCAGAGAATGTTTCACTCCAGGAGTTTATAAAATTCGCTTTGAGTCTGGGCAGTACTGGGAAGGCTTGGGTGAAACCTGTTTCTATCCATACAtagag ATTGTCTTCAACATCACTGATGCTGCCCAGAAGTTCCATGTGCCGCTTCTCCTGAGCCGTTTCTCTTATAGCACCTACAGAGGGAGCTAG
- the uraha gene encoding 5-hydroxyisourate hydrolase isoform X2 produces MDMTSPLPSPLTTHVLNTGMGVPGAGMALSLHRLDPVTSAWSLITAGTTNDDGRCPGLITRECFTPGVYKIRFESGQYWEGLGETCFYPYIEIVFNITDAAQKFHVPLLLSRFSYSTYRGS; encoded by the exons ATGGACATGACCAGTCCTCTGCCAAGTCCCCTCACCACACACGTGCTAAATACTGGCATGGGTGTACCAGGGGCTGGGATGGCCCTCAGTTTGCATCGCCTAGACCCTGTTACATCAGCCTGGAGCCTCATCACAGCGGG GACGACAAATGATGATGGACGGTGCCCTGGACTCATCACCAGAGAATGTTTCACTCCAGGAGTTTATAAAATTCGCTTTGAGTCTGGGCAGTACTGGGAAGGCTTGGGTGAAACCTGTTTCTATCCATACAtagag ATTGTCTTCAACATCACTGATGCTGCCCAGAAGTTCCATGTGCCGCTTCTCCTGAGCCGTTTCTCTTATAGCACCTACAGAGGGAGCTAG
- the pdcd5 gene encoding programmed cell death protein 5 — MADEELEAIRRQRMAELQAKHGDSSGDQQGQQEAKQREAEMRNSILAQVLDQSARARLSNLALVKPDKAKAVENYLIQMARFGQLGGKISESGLIEILEKVSQQTEKKTTVKFNRRRVMDSDEEDDD, encoded by the exons ATGGCAGATGAGGAATTGGAGGCTATTAGACGGCAACGTATGGCCGAACTGCAGGCTAAACATGGG GACTCTTCTGGTGACCAGCAGGGACAACAGGAAGCCAAACAGCG agaagcagagatgaGGAACTCAATCTTGGCACAAGTCTTGGATCAGTCTGCCCGTGCCAGAT TGAGTAATCTGGCCCTTGTAAAACCAGACAAGGCAAAAGCAGTTGAGAATTATCTGATACAGATGGCTCGTTTTGGACAGCTTGGAGGAAAG ATTTCAGAGTCAGGCTTGATAGAAATCCTTGAAAAAGTCagtcaacaaacagaaaaaaagacaactgttAAG TTTAACAGACGGCGAGTAATGGATTCAGATGAAGAGGATGACGATTGA